TTTGCCGCTTGCTGTAGCAGGCATTGGATAAATTTCATTGGCAATGTCATCTTCTACTATGACTCCCGGTGTAGACTCTAAAACTTTTCTAATGTCATCAAGATTAAAATCTTTTTTTAACTTTAAGTTGATTGAAACACCGTGAGCGTTAGAAACTGGTACTCTGATGGCTGTGGCTGTAATTTTTATAGAATCATCTCCCAAAATTTTTCTAGATTCGTTAACCATTTTCATCTCTTCTTTTGTATAGCCATTATCTAAGAAAGAATCTATTTGTGGAAGTAAATTGTCATAAATTTTATATTTCCAGTGGTCATTTTTCTTTTCATAGAGGTCTTCAAGAGCTCTTTCACCACCACCAGAAACCGCCTGATAGGTATTGTAAACAATTCTATCTATGCCGTATTCTTGATAAATATTCGCAATAGCAAGGACAGATTGGATTGTAGAACAATTTGGGTTTGCTATTAGCATATCTCTTTTCTTAATGTCACTAGGGTTCACTTCTGGAATTACAAGTGGCACGTCTTTATCCATCCTAAAACATGAAGAATTATCAACAACCCTGATATTGTTTTTTACAGCCAAAGGCACATATTTTTCTGAAACACTTCCACCTGCCGCAAATAAGGCTAGATCAATTCCCCTATTATCAAAGGAATCTTCCTTTAATTCTTCAATGATTACTTTCTTTCCCTGAAACTCAATTTCTTTTCCTACTGACTTTTTTGAAGCGAAGGCAAAAAGCCTATCAACCGGGAAATTTCTTTCCTCTAGGATATCCCTAATCTTGCTTCCAACTAATCCACTTGCACCAACAACTGCTACATTTGCCATCTTATTCTCCTTTATATTCACAATCATTTTTTATTAAATCATCTAAAGTTTCTCTTTTTACTGCAAGATAATCCTTGCCATCTTCAACAAAAACCACAGTCGGTTTTGGAAGTTTATTATAATTTGAACTCATCGCCAATGAATAGGCTCCGGTGTTTTCAATAGCAAGTATATCCCCTCTTTTTGGATAAGGAAGGTCGGTTTCTTCTATCAAAATGTCTCCCGATTCGCAAAACTTGCCTCCAACCCTAAATTTTTCATAATTTTTATCGTCAAGTCTATTTGCAATTAATGCATCGTACTTGGCCCCATAAAGGCTTGGCCTTATATTATCAGACATACCCCCATCGACAAAAACAAGTGGGAGGCCTTCAAGGGTGTGCTTAACACTACCCACACTATAAATCGTCGTTCCAGCCTGGTTAATCATAGACCTACCTGGCTCGATGCCGACCCTTGTGATCTTAAGCTTATAATCCTTGATTTTTTCCTCAATGATTTTCGCAAAGTCTCGTAAAAACTTTTCTAAATCAAAGTCTTTGTCATTTTTATTTTGTCTGACTCCAAAACCTCCGCCTAAGTTTAAATGACTAAAACTTTGGTCAGTAAGGTCTTGCATTTTCTTTGTAAAATCAAAGAGGATTTTAGCTTCTTCTTCAAAAAATCCAACTTCCATTACTTGGCTGCCTATGTGGGCGTGAAAACCTAGTAAATTTACAAATTGGCTTTGGGCCATTTCCTTGATATAGGATTCTATTTTTTCATCCCTGATATTTATCCCAAACTTGGAATCAGCGTTTGATGTTTGGATATACTTATGGGTTGAGGTTTTTACATCAGGATTAATCCTTAAAAGGCAATCCATCTTCTCGTCCATTTCCTTTAGGATTTCTTCTAAGAATAAAAATTCCTCGTAAGAATCTATAATTATTGTTCCAATCTTATTTTCTATGGCAAAAACAAGTTCTTCTTTGGTTTTATTATTGCCATGGAGATGGATTTTTTTAGGTTCAAAACCGGCCTTCATGCCTATATACATCTCCCCAATAGAAACCGTATCAAGAAAAAGGCCCTCGTTTTTAATAAGACCTAGCAAATACAAGTTTGACCCTGCCTTTGAGGCAAAACTTACCTCGCTAGCAAAGATATCTGATTTGAAATTTTCCCTAAAAGCCCTGGCTGTATCCTTAATTAGTTTTTGATCATATATGTAAAGGGGCGTCCCATATTTTTTCCTTAAATATTCTACAGAAAGTCCACCAATATGGAGCATCCCATCTATATTTGTATAATTTTTCTTAAGCATATATCCTCCATACGAAAAAAATCACGGGCAAAAGGCCCATGATTTCCCTTTCGCCTGACTTAGCAAGTACTCCAGCAAGATTTGGCAAATCTTGCTGACAATCATAGACCTATTCGACCTATGACCAATACCATGTATTTCGGCGGTTAGACCTTTCGTTACCTACTCATTGTAACCGCGACCCCTTGGCTAAATCTTTAATTATTTATCAGTCTATCAGATATTAGTGCTTTTGTCAAATTTATGTTAATATTCATGCAAATATTTTTATTTTAATACCGATTGTTGTATAATAGTGCCAATTAGGAGAATGATGTGAAAATAACAGCTAAATTTGGGGGCTCATCTGTAGCCTCAGCCAGTCAAATAGAAAAAGTAGGACAAATCGTAAAAAATGATGAAAATATAAGGGCTATTGTCGTTTCTGCCCCAGGAAAGAGATTTAAGGCAGATATAAAGGTGACAGACCTTTTAATCAGCCTTTTTGAAGAATATAAATCACAAAGCCCAACTTACATAAAAACCTTGGATATGATTGTCCTCAGGTACACAGAAATCTCTGAAATTTTGGGTCTTGATAGAAAATTAGTGGAATCTTTTAAGGAAATACTTCTAGGATTTTTATCAAGTATTAAGGATGATTTTTATTTGGAAAATGCCATTAAATCTTCAGGCGAAGACTTTAATGCAAGGCTTATTGCAGCCTACATGAATAAAATCGGAATCAAAGCCACCTATATGTCACCAAAAGATTTGGGAATTGTCCTTGAATACAGTCTAAATGATGTAAATATTTTAGATGAGACCTATAAGAATATCGGAAAATTTAAGGATAGGGATGAGCTCTTAGTTGTGCCTGGTTTTTATGGCTACAATAAGGATGGCGATAAGCTTACCTTCTCTAGGGGTGGATCAGATATAAGCGGGGCTATCCTTGCTAGAGGTCTTGGCTGCGATATTTACGAAAATTATACAGATATGACCTATATTTATTCAGCAAATCCTAGCCTTTTTGATAAGCCTGCGCCGATTAAAAATATTTCCTATGCCGAAATGAGAGAACTTTCCTACAATGGTTTTGAGATCTCCAAGAAGATGCCGTTGAGCCCCTTCTTGATACAGATATTGAAATCCATGTCAAAAACACCAATAATCCAAATGAAGGCGGGACAATTATTTCAAAGGAAAGGACAGATGTGGATAAGAACCCTATTGTCGGAATGAGCGATGTTGGAGAATTTACTTCCTTTAAAATCACTGAATATTTGATGAATAGGAAGGTCGGTTATATCAAAAACGTCCTTGATATTTTCCAATATATGCACATACCAGTTGAACATATTCCTACTTCAATAGATTCTATTTCTATCCTCGTTAGGAGCGAATATCTGGAGGACAGCTCAAAAAAATCTTCTATAGTAAATGCAATAAACAATTCCTTTGACCTCGATGAACTAGTAGTTAGAGATTTTCTAAAATCCATTGCTATAGTTGGCGAGGGTCTAAAAGACCAAATGACCACGGCACTTTATATCATTTCTGACGTCTTAAATCAAAACCAAATTAAAATCGAATATATTATCCAAGGAGCATCTAACAATTCACTTTTTATTCTAATTAATAAAAAAGATGAAAAATTATGCCTAAAATCCCTCTATAAGGCAATTTATGAAGATAAAGTCCTTGATAAGTAAATTAGTAAAGAAAAACCAGAGTCAGGATTCATATCCCGCTCTGGTTTTTAAAATTCTCAGATTCTCTTATTAGTATTTCTCCAAATACCGATTTCTTCTGCTGCCTTGATTAACTCATCCCTATTGTCTGGGTGGGCTAGACTTACAAGGGCTTCTGCTGCTTGCCAGGTTGTTAGACCTTTGAAGTTTACAATACCTTGTTCTGTTGCAATGTAATGGGTGTTAGATCTTACAGCTGTAGCTTGGGTGCCTGGTGCGAAGGTTGGAACGATGTTTGAAATTCTCTTACCGTCCTTGTCTACTCTTGATGAGTTAAGGGCAATTATTGATCTACCGCCCTTTGACCTATAAGCACCAAGTACAAAGTCTAGGGCTCCGCCTGCACCTGATATGTGTTTAGTTCCAATGGATTCAGCAGAAATTTGTCCCCAAAGGTCCACTTGTAAAACTGTATTGATTGAAACAAAGTTATCAAGAGATGCTATTACGTCAATATCATTTACATAGTCAACTGGAGCTGCCATTAGCTCTTCATTATCGTCTATATAGTCGTAAAGCTCTTGGCTACCTGCAGCGAAAGCATATGTTTGGCGACCAACATCTATATTTTTCTTACGTCCTGTAATCCTGCCTGCTAGGGCCATTTCTCTAAAGGCATCAACATACATTTCTGAGTGAACACCAAGGTCTTTTAGGTCAGATTTAGCAATTTCTGAACCTATAGCATTTGGAAGACCACCTATACCAATTTGGATAGTATCACCATCACGAAGCATATCTACTACGAAGCTTGCTGCCTTAAGTTCTTCTTCACCAAATGAAGCTTTTGGAAGTGTGAGCATTGGATAATTTGTTGATTGGTAAACATAGTCAACATCTTTGATATTTATAAAGTTATCATATCCACCAAGTGCTCTTGGAACATTTTCATTTATTTCTAGTATTACCTTATCAGCTGTTTCAAACGATGCCATAGCGTGACTTACTGATACACCAAAATTGAAGTTTCCATGCTTATCCATTGGACTAACTTGGAATACTGAAACTGCAGCTTTTGGAGCATTTTCTCTGATATATCTTGGTAGCTCGCTGTATTTGATTGGAATAAAGAAAGCGTTGTAGTCTTTTGAATTAATTAACTTTCTTTCTATACCTGATGAGTGCCAAGAATGGTAGGTAATGTGTTCTCCTGTAGGATCAGCTGTGGCTAAAGGTGAATTGTAAGCAAGGATTCCTCCCCTTACCTTTACATCTTTTAATTCATTTACTCTTTCAGCTAAGGCCTTATCGAAGTCAACAGGTGTTAGGGCACACCATCCCATTTCTACCCAGTCGCCGTCCTTAACCATTGCTGCTGCTTCTTTTGCAGTGATTAACTTTTCTTCATATAATTTCTTAAAATCCATATTTTCCCCTTTTATAATATCGTTTTCTTATGATATTAACTATATACCCATAATTGAAAATTATTATCAATCTTTAGTAAATAATTTAATATTTTATCGAAAATTAACAAAAAAAGGCATGCAGATAAGAACTACCTGCATACCTTAAAATTTATCTTATCTTTCTACTATAACTGCAGTACCCATACCGCCACCTATACAAAGTGTTGCGATACCTTTTTTAGAGTCTCTCTTTTGCATTTCATATAGAAGTGTTGTAAGGATTCTTGCTCCTGATGCACCAACTGGGTGACCGATAGCAATAGCTCCACCGTTTACGTTAACTATGTCTGTGTTTAGACCTAGTTCTTTGATTACTGATAAAGCTTGAGCAGCGAAAGCTTCGTTAGCTTCGATTAGATCGATGTCTTCAAGTGTTAGGTTAGCTTTTTCTAGAGCTTTTCTAACTGTTGGGATTGGGCCTGTACCCATGATTTTTGGATCAACACCTTCTGTAGCGTAGCTTACGATTGTAGCAAGTGGAGTAACGCCAAGTTCTTTAGCTTTTTCTTCACTCATTACTACTAGACAAGCTGCACCGTCGTTGATACCAGATGCGTTAGCTGCTGTAACTGTACCGTCTTTGATGAAAGCTGGTCTTAGGCCAGAAATGCTTTCTTTTGTAACGCCTTCTTTGATGTATTCATCTGTGTCAACTACTGTAACTTTGCCTTTTCTACCCTTAACTTCTACTGGTACGATTTCGTCTTTGAATCTACCTTCGGCTCTAGCTTTTGCAGCTTTTTGTTGGCTGTCTGCAGCAAGGGCATCTTGTTCTTCTCTAGTTAGACCGAATTTTTCTGCTATATTTTCTGCAGTAACTCCCATGTGGTAGTCATTGAATGCGTCCCAAAGTCCGTCTTTGATCATTTCATCGACAACTTTTTTATCACCCATTCTTGCTCCCCATCTTTCGTCTGTTAGAAGGTATGGAGCTTGTGACATTGATTCTGTACCACCTGCTAAAACAACATCACAGTCACCAGCGATAATCATTTGAGCTGCTAGAGAAACA
This genomic window from Anaerococcus murdochii contains:
- the lysA gene encoding diaminopimelate decarboxylase; the protein is MLKKNYTNIDGMLHIGGLSVEYLRKKYGTPLYIYDQKLIKDTARAFRENFKSDIFASEVSFASKAGSNLYLLGLIKNEGLFLDTVSIGEMYIGMKAGFEPKKIHLHGNNKTKEELVFAIENKIGTIIIDSYEEFLFLEEILKEMDEKMDCLLRINPDVKTSTHKYIQTSNADSKFGINIRDEKIESYIKEMAQSQFVNLLGFHAHIGSQVMEVGFFEEEAKILFDFTKKMQDLTDQSFSHLNLGGGFGVRQNKNDKDFDLEKFLRDFAKIIEEKIKDYKLKITRVGIEPGRSMINQAGTTIYSVGSVKHTLEGLPLVFVDGGMSDNIRPSLYGAKYDALIANRLDDKNYEKFRVGGKFCESGDILIEETDLPYPKRGDILAIENTGAYSLAMSSNYNKLPKPTVVFVEDGKDYLAVKRETLDDLIKNDCEYKGE
- a CDS encoding amino acid kinase family protein; its protein translation is MKITAKFGGSSVASASQIEKVGQIVKNDENIRAIVVSAPGKRFKADIKVTDLLISLFEEYKSQSPTYIKTLDMIVLRYTEISEILGLDRKLVESFKEILLGFLSSIKDDFYLENAIKSSGEDFNARLIAAYMNKIGIKATYMSPKDLGIVLEYSLNDVNILDETYKNIGKFKDRDELLVVPGFYGYNKDGDKLTFSRGGSDISGAILARGLGCDIYENYTDMTYIYSANPSLFDKPAPIKNISYAEMRELSYNGFEISKKMPLSPFLIQILKSMSKTPIIQMKAGQLFQRKGQMWIRTLLSE
- a CDS encoding acetyl-CoA hydrolase/transferase C-terminal domain-containing protein, producing MDFKKLYEEKLITAKEAAAMVKDGDWVEMGWCALTPVDFDKALAERVNELKDVKVRGGILAYNSPLATADPTGEHITYHSWHSSGIERKLINSKDYNAFFIPIKYSELPRYIRENAPKAAVSVFQVSPMDKHGNFNFGVSVSHAMASFETADKVILEINENVPRALGGYDNFINIKDVDYVYQSTNYPMLTLPKASFGEEELKAASFVVDMLRDGDTIQIGIGGLPNAIGSEIAKSDLKDLGVHSEMYVDAFREMALAGRITGRKKNIDVGRQTYAFAAGSQELYDYIDDNEELMAAPVDYVNDIDVIASLDNFVSINTVLQVDLWGQISAESIGTKHISGAGGALDFVLGAYRSKGGRSIIALNSSRVDKDGKRISNIVPTFAPGTQATAVRSNTHYIATEQGIVNFKGLTTWQAAEALVSLAHPDNRDELIKAAEEIGIWRNTNKRI
- a CDS encoding aspartate-semialdehyde dehydrogenase, whose protein sequence is MANVAVVGASGLVGSKIRDILEERNFPVDRLFAFASKKSVGKEIEFQGKKVIIEELKEDSFDNRGIDLALFAAGGSVSEKYVPLAVKNNIRVVDNSSCFRMDKDVPLVIPEVNPSDIKKRDMLIANPNCSTIQSVLAIANIYQEYGIDRIVYNTYQAVSGGGERALEDLYEKKNDHWKYKIYDNLLPQIDSFLDNGYTKEEMKMVNESRKILGDDSIKITATAIRVPVSNAHGVSINLKLKKDFNLDDIRKVLESTPGVIVEDDIANEIYPMPATASGKDEVFVGRIRRDFSCDNSLNLWCVADNIRKGAALNAVQIAELLVKE
- a CDS encoding acetyl-CoA C-acetyltransferase; the protein is MTRKVVIASAARTPVGAYGGAFKTVSARELGAVAAKEAIKRAGIKPEDIDESILGCVLQAGNGQNIARQIALDAGIPIEKPAMTLNIVCGSGLRSVSLAAQMIIAGDCDVVLAGGTESMSQAPYLLTDERWGARMGDKKVVDEMIKDGLWDAFNDYHMGVTAENIAEKFGLTREEQDALAADSQQKAAKARAEGRFKDEIVPVEVKGRKGKVTVVDTDEYIKEGVTKESISGLRPAFIKDGTVTAANASGINDGAACLVVMSEEKAKELGVTPLATIVSYATEGVDPKIMGTGPIPTVRKALEKANLTLEDIDLIEANEAFAAQALSVIKELGLNTDIVNVNGGAIAIGHPVGASGARILTTLLYEMQKRDSKKGIATLCIGGGMGTAVIVER
- a CDS encoding ACT domain-containing protein, whose product is MDKNPIVGMSDVGEFTSFKITEYLMNRKVGYIKNVLDIFQYMHIPVEHIPTSIDSISILVRSEYLEDSSKKSSIVNAINNSFDLDELVVRDFLKSIAIVGEGLKDQMTTALYIISDVLNQNQIKIEYIIQGASNNSLFILINKKDEKLCLKSLYKAIYEDKVLDK